A genomic window from Flavobacterium johnsoniae includes:
- a CDS encoding carboxypeptidase-like regulatory domain-containing protein translates to MIQKITCFLVVLTVQTCLSQVQDRSIINGKVESNTSDLSGIYVINAQTEETVTTNTSGSFSILAKPDDILVFSSISYKEKRISLKAEDFSNLNFTVKLNMVMYQLQEVVIKKYDNINAESLGVIPYGQKKYTEAERKLHTATALNATANGGGMVGGSISADPLLNFFSGRTAMLKKEVAVEKKEFLMRLLENMFSLEHFIDRLKIPAEYVKGFEYYAIENDKFTVILNSKNKTSTEFLLGELAVKYKEMLAVGNK, encoded by the coding sequence TTGATTCAGAAAATTACTTGTTTTTTAGTTGTTTTAACGGTTCAAACTTGCTTGTCTCAAGTGCAGGACAGGTCTATTATAAACGGTAAAGTCGAATCAAATACTTCAGATTTGAGTGGTATTTATGTTATTAATGCTCAAACAGAAGAAACGGTTACAACAAACACTTCTGGATCTTTTTCGATTTTAGCAAAACCAGATGATATTTTGGTTTTTTCTTCAATAAGTTATAAAGAAAAAAGAATTTCACTGAAAGCAGAAGATTTTTCAAATCTTAATTTTACTGTGAAATTGAATATGGTCATGTATCAATTGCAAGAAGTTGTAATCAAAAAATATGATAATATCAATGCAGAAAGTTTAGGTGTAATACCTTATGGTCAAAAAAAATATACTGAAGCAGAAAGAAAATTGCATACGGCAACGGCATTGAATGCAACTGCAAATGGAGGCGGAATGGTGGGTGGATCTATTTCTGCTGATCCTTTACTTAATTTTTTCTCAGGAAGAACAGCGATGTTAAAAAAGGAAGTGGCTGTAGAGAAAAAAGAGTTTTTAATGAGACTTTTAGAAAATATGTTTAGTTTGGAACATTTTATTGACAGATTAAAAATTCCTGCGGAATATGTAAAAGGATTTGAATATTATGCAATAGAAAACGACAAGTTTACAGTAATTTTAAATTCGAAAAATAAGACTTCGACAGAATTCTTGTTGGGCGAGTTAGCAGTAAAATATAAAGAAATGCTTGCTGTTGGAAACAAGTAA
- a CDS encoding carboxypeptidase-like regulatory domain-containing protein yields METSKAISALFLLIVQTGFGQTELKLLHGKIVLSSKPVEGVNVINNNSQISTISDSQGNFSIPVKENEILVFSAVNLNPLKRRIVKDDLRSSELLIEMTVKELELQEVIVDENTAITAENLGIIPKGQKKYTQAERQLATAGDFKPIMLLGLLGGSMQLDPLINKINGRTKRLKANVEIEKKEKNLLKLGYLFDDVYFVQKLQIAKENVNEFKLFVIENNEFCTVLNSKNKTSTEFLLGELAAKYKEIISSENN; encoded by the coding sequence TTGGAAACAAGTAAAGCCATATCAGCACTATTTCTTCTGATTGTTCAAACAGGTTTTGGACAGACAGAATTAAAGCTGTTGCATGGAAAGATAGTTTTAAGTTCTAAACCAGTTGAAGGAGTTAATGTAATCAATAATAATTCGCAAATATCTACGATTTCAGATTCGCAAGGCAATTTTTCAATTCCAGTAAAAGAAAATGAAATTTTGGTTTTTTCGGCGGTTAATTTAAATCCTTTAAAAAGACGAATTGTAAAAGATGATTTAAGATCTTCAGAATTGTTAATCGAAATGACAGTAAAAGAACTTGAATTGCAAGAAGTTATTGTTGACGAAAATACAGCTATTACAGCTGAAAATTTAGGTATAATTCCTAAAGGTCAGAAAAAATATACGCAGGCAGAAAGACAATTAGCGACAGCTGGAGATTTTAAACCAATAATGTTGTTGGGTCTTTTAGGAGGTTCGATGCAGCTTGATCCGTTAATCAATAAAATTAATGGGAGAACAAAACGATTAAAAGCAAATGTTGAAATTGAGAAAAAGGAAAAAAATCTCCTCAAATTAGGTTATTTGTTTGATGATGTCTACTTTGTTCAAAAGTTGCAAATAGCCAAAGAAAATGTAAATGAATTTAAACTTTTTGTGATTGAAAACAACGAATTTTGCACGGTTTTAAATTCAAAAAATAAAACTTCGACAGAATTTCTTTTAGGAGAATTGGCTGCAAAGTATAAAGAAATAATTTCTAGTGAAAATAACTAA
- a CDS encoding carboxypeptidase-like regulatory domain-containing protein: MKITKNISIIVLVLFVQICFGQKNDLKQLIGKVIEHSTPIEGVNIINNATQVATVSDSEGNFSMQVKEGDVLVFSAVNLEPLKHRVVSGDFYPNILIVKMTAKEVELKEVVVNENANITAENLGIIPYGQKKYTPAERKVYTATSTSVDKLLNAISGRTTMLKKEVNVEKKEALFRKLEYLFEENYYTDRLKIPVDDIKGFQLFCVDDADFAVSLNSKNKTMSMFLITDLARKYLTILENEK, from the coding sequence GTGAAAATAACTAAAAACATATCTATAATTGTTCTGGTTTTATTTGTTCAAATTTGTTTTGGACAAAAAAATGATTTAAAACAATTGATTGGAAAGGTGATAGAGCATTCCACACCAATAGAAGGAGTTAATATTATCAATAATGCAACTCAAGTAGCAACTGTTTCAGATTCTGAAGGTAATTTTTCGATGCAGGTTAAAGAAGGAGATGTTTTGGTTTTTTCTGCTGTAAACCTTGAGCCATTGAAACATAGAGTTGTATCTGGCGATTTTTATCCTAACATTTTAATTGTTAAAATGACTGCGAAAGAAGTCGAATTGAAAGAGGTTGTGGTTAATGAAAATGCGAATATTACAGCCGAAAATTTAGGAATAATTCCGTACGGACAAAAAAAATATACTCCAGCAGAAAGAAAAGTTTATACGGCAACTTCGACTTCCGTAGATAAGCTTTTGAATGCTATTTCAGGTCGAACTACTATGCTGAAAAAAGAAGTAAATGTGGAGAAAAAAGAAGCGCTTTTTAGAAAACTAGAATATCTTTTTGAAGAGAATTATTACACAGATAGATTGAAGATTCCGGTTGATGATATTAAAGGATTTCAATTATTTTGTGTGGATGATGCTGATTTTGCTGTATCTTTGAATAGTAAAAACAAAACAATGAGTATGTTTTTAATCACAGATCTAGCAAGAAAATATCTAACAATTCTCGAAAATGAAAAATAA
- a CDS encoding DUF6702 family protein, whose protein sequence is MKNKLVYCFLAVVFVLSSAFTFHKFYVGVFQVNYVAEKKMIQITSRIFIDDLNNAMEKKYHKKTFVGTEKETQADLDLFEKYLSENFLIKVNGQSKKITFLSKEVEAGDVLVCYSRIKDIDKFKTLEISNTILVDWNSEQQNITHISVFDTKKSVLFTQSSRKEVLKY, encoded by the coding sequence ATGAAAAATAAATTAGTTTACTGTTTTCTGGCGGTCGTATTTGTATTGTCTTCCGCATTTACTTTTCATAAATTTTATGTTGGAGTTTTTCAGGTAAATTATGTTGCCGAAAAAAAGATGATTCAGATAACTTCGCGCATTTTTATTGATGATTTGAATAATGCGATGGAAAAAAAGTACCATAAAAAAACTTTTGTAGGTACCGAAAAAGAAACGCAGGCAGATCTCGATTTATTCGAAAAATATCTTTCAGAAAACTTTTTGATAAAAGTAAACGGTCAGTCAAAAAAAATAACTTTTTTGTCTAAAGAAGTCGAAGCGGGAGATGTTCTAGTTTGTTATTCTAGAATTAAGGATATTGATAAGTTTAAAACATTAGAAATTTCGAATACAATCTTAGTGGATTGGAACTCAGAACAGCAAAACATTACACATATTTCAGTATTTGATACCAAAAAGAGTGTTCTTTTTACACAATCTTCAAGGAAAGAAGTGTTAAAATATTAA
- a CDS encoding M1 family metallopeptidase, with product MKKLSLLLLFPAFLVAQENAGTAPVRQQGKYDTNKFSQMYDLLATPNMFRTASGAPGPAYYQQQADYKIDIELDDKNSKLSGSEVITYSNNSPDSLEYLWIQLDQNQARANTQTSLAESDKISQVLPLDGFSSKYLKKDLERGFNIEQVKDAKGNAMSYTINETMMRINLTSPLKPGEKISFSIKWWYNINNYRKEGGRSGYELFEKDGNKLYVIAQFYPRMAVYNDVEGWQNMQFWGSGEFALPFGNFDVNITVPADHVIDATGELTNRSEVFTAEQVKRYEQAQKSFDKPVVIVTQAEAEAAEKGFSEKKKTWKFSAKNVRDFGIASSRKFIYDAMAVKIGNRTVMAESVYPKESNPLWGETSTMVVAHTLKSYSSHTFDYPYPKAVSVSAEDQGMEYPMICWNYGRPDENGVTSKEVKNGMIGVVIHEVGHTFFPMIVNSDERQWTWMDEGLNSFLEYLAEQELDSNFPSRRGPAKNIVPYMSGDQKFLEPIMSNSETIHQFGNNAYGKPATGLNILREVVMGRELFDHAFKTYANRWKFKHPTPEDFFRTMEDASAVDLDWFWRGWFYSTDFVDIGIKEVKQYYVSETPTADLKNVKVRKGRFGFEKGPFVYLVAGDNAEVKASSKKALEVEEFKTLADYVDQTFTAEEKANIKSPKYFYEVEFNKPGGMIMPILVEITYEDGSKDNYKYPAQIWRKGNESARKVYATTKAIKSIQVDPKLLTADIDVTNNSWPKVETKSKFD from the coding sequence ATGAAAAAACTTTCATTATTATTGCTTTTTCCTGCATTTTTAGTTGCACAGGAAAACGCAGGAACTGCCCCTGTTAGGCAACAAGGAAAATACGATACCAATAAATTTAGCCAGATGTACGATTTATTGGCTACTCCAAATATGTTTCGTACTGCTTCTGGTGCTCCAGGACCAGCTTATTATCAACAACAAGCCGATTACAAAATTGATATTGAATTAGACGATAAAAATTCAAAATTAAGCGGATCTGAGGTTATTACTTATAGCAATAATTCTCCAGATTCTTTGGAATATTTATGGATTCAATTAGATCAAAATCAGGCTAGAGCCAATACGCAAACTTCATTAGCAGAAAGTGATAAAATTAGTCAGGTTCTACCACTTGATGGGTTTTCTTCTAAATATTTGAAGAAAGATTTAGAGCGCGGTTTTAATATTGAGCAGGTAAAAGATGCAAAAGGTAATGCAATGTCGTATACCATCAACGAGACCATGATGCGTATTAATTTGACTTCACCTTTAAAACCGGGAGAAAAAATCTCTTTTTCAATAAAATGGTGGTACAACATCAACAATTATAGAAAAGAAGGCGGTCGTTCTGGTTATGAATTATTCGAGAAAGACGGTAATAAATTATATGTAATTGCGCAATTCTACCCAAGAATGGCAGTTTATAATGACGTTGAGGGATGGCAGAATATGCAATTCTGGGGAAGCGGAGAGTTTGCTCTTCCTTTCGGAAATTTTGATGTAAATATTACTGTTCCTGCAGATCACGTAATTGATGCTACTGGAGAATTAACAAATAGAAGCGAAGTTTTTACAGCAGAACAAGTAAAAAGATACGAACAAGCTCAAAAATCATTTGACAAACCTGTTGTTATTGTAACGCAAGCAGAAGCAGAAGCAGCTGAAAAAGGTTTTTCTGAAAAGAAAAAAACTTGGAAATTCAGCGCTAAAAATGTTCGTGATTTCGGAATTGCTTCTTCAAGAAAATTCATTTACGATGCAATGGCTGTAAAAATCGGAAACAGAACTGTTATGGCAGAATCTGTTTATCCAAAAGAATCAAATCCGCTTTGGGGAGAAACTTCTACAATGGTTGTGGCGCATACTTTAAAAAGTTATTCATCTCATACTTTTGATTATCCTTATCCAAAAGCGGTTTCAGTTTCAGCGGAAGATCAAGGAATGGAATATCCAATGATTTGCTGGAATTACGGTCGTCCTGACGAAAATGGTGTAACGAGCAAAGAAGTTAAAAACGGAATGATTGGTGTTGTAATTCACGAAGTTGGACATACTTTCTTTCCAATGATTGTGAATTCGGATGAGCGCCAATGGACTTGGATGGATGAAGGTTTAAATTCATTTTTAGAGTATTTAGCAGAACAAGAATTAGATTCTAATTTTCCTTCTAGAAGAGGACCAGCAAAAAATATTGTTCCTTACATGAGTGGTGATCAAAAGTTTTTGGAGCCGATTATGTCGAATTCAGAAACAATTCATCAGTTTGGAAATAACGCTTACGGAAAACCGGCTACAGGTTTAAATATTTTGAGAGAAGTCGTTATGGGAAGAGAATTGTTTGATCACGCTTTTAAAACGTATGCAAACAGATGGAAGTTCAAACACCCAACTCCAGAAGATTTCTTTAGAACGATGGAAGATGCTTCGGCAGTAGATTTGGATTGGTTTTGGAGAGGTTGGTTTTACTCAACAGATTTCGTAGATATCGGAATTAAAGAAGTAAAACAATATTATGTTTCAGAAACGCCAACTGCTGATCTTAAAAATGTAAAAGTTAGAAAAGGACGTTTTGGTTTTGAAAAAGGCCCTTTTGTTTATTTAGTTGCTGGAGATAATGCAGAAGTAAAAGCGTCTTCTAAAAAGGCATTAGAAGTTGAAGAATTTAAAACTTTAGCAGATTATGTAGATCAGACTTTTACGGCTGAAGAAAAAGCAAACATCAAATCGCCTAAATATTTCTATGAAGTAGAATTTAATAAACCAGGCGGAATGATTATGCCGATTTTAGTTGAAATCACATACGAAGACGGTTCTAAAGACAAT